The Silvanigrella paludirubra genome contains a region encoding:
- a CDS encoding response regulator gives MKFVAVSQDNALAMSVCAEFKQQGYDVFSASSLKDAEKLCKDERPDVIVADHIQSDGNFFDFYDALKLSFGKETPPVAILLSDQGSTLAPEVAIAMGGWALFTKPFQIKSLYYSVEDAVFSRKAGYTKRLDERIELTSKVNIKMANSARVISTFSTNISFGGFFVALTDNFPELGDIVEFKLMFSSLESLEGKGKVVWVRKEAKVGEQAGCGIQFTEGREKYVQFLVPIINETRTRQIESASFKVEDVNDILAQSVRAAKEKISKTVTEIYLLPQEEKIPILCRSPQMLSVFSLLIYEIVHPMREIKGSNCMIAIKTKSKKIVDIIFTCMPPGASLFVEALIEEKIQPILDMHKAKINCEFNSISSTIIISLERA, from the coding sequence GTGAAATTCGTGGCTGTCAGTCAAGATAATGCGCTCGCAATGTCTGTGTGTGCTGAATTTAAGCAACAAGGATACGATGTTTTTTCAGCATCTTCATTAAAAGATGCTGAAAAGCTTTGTAAAGACGAGCGCCCCGATGTGATTGTTGCCGATCATATACAATCCGATGGCAATTTTTTTGATTTTTATGATGCTTTGAAATTGTCTTTTGGCAAAGAAACGCCGCCTGTAGCTATTCTATTATCGGATCAAGGAAGCACATTGGCCCCGGAGGTTGCCATTGCAATGGGCGGATGGGCTTTATTCACAAAGCCATTTCAAATTAAGTCATTGTATTACTCTGTAGAAGATGCTGTTTTTTCTAGAAAAGCAGGATACACAAAACGTTTAGATGAAAGAATTGAATTAACCTCAAAAGTAAATATTAAAATGGCAAATTCGGCTAGAGTCATTTCGACTTTTTCAACCAATATAAGCTTTGGAGGATTTTTTGTCGCTTTGACAGATAATTTTCCTGAATTAGGCGATATTGTTGAGTTTAAATTAATGTTTTCTTCATTAGAATCTTTAGAGGGAAAAGGAAAAGTCGTTTGGGTTAGAAAAGAAGCGAAAGTGGGAGAGCAGGCGGGTTGTGGAATTCAATTTACGGAAGGCCGTGAAAAATATGTACAGTTTTTAGTTCCAATCATAAATGAGACTAGAACAAGACAGATAGAATCCGCTTCTTTTAAAGTAGAAGATGTAAATGATATACTTGCGCAATCTGTGAGAGCCGCTAAAGAAAAAATATCTAAAACAGTTACAGAAATTTATTTACTACCACAGGAAGAAAAAATTCCAATCTTGTGTCGCAGCCCTCAAATGTTAAGTGTATTTTCATTGTTAATTTATGAAATTGTTCATCCTATGCGTGAAATTAAAGGCTCTAATTGTATGATTGCTATTAAGACAAAGTCAAAAAAAATTGTTGATATTATTTTTACTTGTATGCCACCAGGTGCTTCTTTGTTTGTTGAAGCCTTAATTGAGGAAAAAATACAACCCATATTAGATATGCATAAAGCAAAAATTAATTGTGAATTTAATTCAATTAGTTCTACAATTATAATCTCATTGGAAAGAGCTTAA